From a single Miscanthus floridulus cultivar M001 chromosome 8, ASM1932011v1, whole genome shotgun sequence genomic region:
- the LOC136471620 gene encoding transcription factor SPEECHLESS-like: MGDGLCELVVDDHCKLRHRLSGAEDLFSIIGTTWEERTNGAGDGGGGGSSAAMQAYSQSSTAGAVGARPSGNRRTGDKEKGSAPVQKKHKGSAVTDDAAADEGEAKMSHITVERNRRKQMNEHLAVLRSLMPCFYVKRGDQASIIGGVVDYIKELQQVLRSLETKKHRKAYAEQVLSPRPAGSVSAASPRPLVVKSTPPLSPRVAVPISPRTPTPGSPYKPAAASGAAGTGSCRLPYLAAAAYMAASPVITPTSSSSSYSYDQQQQHYSTQTTTYLPTLDSLVTELAAQAGCRPAAAGLTIPDVKVEFAGPNLVLKTVSHRAPGQALKIIAALESLSLEILHVSVSTVDDTMVHSFTIKIGIECELSAEELVQEIQRTFL, encoded by the exons ATGGGGGACGGCCTGTGCGAGCTCGTGGTCGACGACCACTGCAAGCTCCGGCACCGCCTGTCGGGCGCTGAGGACCTCTTCAGCATCATCGGGACTACATGGGAGGAGCGCACGAACGGCGCCGGTGATGGTGGTGGAGGCGGTTCTTCTGCGGCTATGCAAGCATATAGCCAGAGCTCCACTGCTGGCGCCGTGGGGGCTAGGCCGTCTGGGAACAGGCGCACGGGCGATAAGGAGAAAGGCAGCGCTCCCGTGCAGAAGAAGCACAAGGGTTCAGCGGTGACAGATGATGCAGCCGCTGACGAGGGGGAGGCGAAGATGTCACACATCACGGTGGAGCGCAACCGGAGGAAGCAGATGAACGAGCACCTCGCCGTGCTGCGCTCGCTCATGCCCTGCTTCTACGTCAAGAGG GGAGACCAAGCGTCCATCATAGGAGGGGTGGTGGACTACATCAAGGAGCTTCAGCAGGTGCTGCGTTCGCTGGAGACCAAGAAGCACCGCAAGGCGTACGCGGAGCAGGTGCTGAGCCCGCGGCCTGCTGGTAGCGTGTCGGCAGCCAGCCCGCGGCCTCTCGTCGTCAAGTCCACGCCACCGCTCAGCCCGCGTGTCGCGGTGCCCATAAGCCCCCGGACGCCGACCCCGGGCAGCCCGTACAAGCCTGCTGCTGCATCCGGCGCGGCTGGAACTGGAAGCTGCAGGCTCCCATACCTGGCCGCTGCGGCCTACATGGCGGCGTCGCCGGTGATAACGccaacgtcgtcgtcgtcgtcctactCGTacgatcagcagcagcagcactacTCCACGCAGACGACGACGTATCTGCCGACCCTAGACAGTCTCGTGACCGAGCTCGCCGCGCAGGCAGGCTGCAGGCCAGCGGCGGCCGGCCTCACCATCCCCGACGTGAAGGTGGAGTTTGCAGGGCCCAACCTGGTGCTCAAGACGGTGTCTCACCGCGCGCCGGGGCAGGCACTCAAGATCATCGCTGCACTCGAGAGTCTCTCGCTGGAGATCCTTCACGTCAGCGTCAGCACCGTGGACGACACCATGGTGCACTCCTTCACCATCaag ATTGGGATCGAGTGCGAGCTTAGCGCGGAGGAGCTTGTGCAGGAAATTCAGCGAACGTTTTTGTGA